From the genome of Chanos chanos chromosome 5, fChaCha1.1, whole genome shotgun sequence, one region includes:
- the foxh1 gene encoding forkhead box protein H1, whose product MTKHWGGPGGLAPPGIDFLPSTGDHRDHHLDFSNAQERASNAQRNHSYVNVARNSTDPYWHCYQNPSVTESEGQAEKLAQGQVSRGAVPMEKVMPHDHGSYYTAVPKVNVDGPTKQEQPAATNSWDQENSSSGGKKKNYQRYPKPPYSYLAMIAMVIQNSPEKKLTLSEILKEISTLFPFFKGNYKGWRDSVRHNLSSYDCFVKVLKDPGKPQGKGNFWAVELSRVPLELLKRQNTAVSRQDETIFAQDLAPYILHGHTPTNKPETMPPTPPLPPVPTRHTTPPPDDLYRPKLDSSFAIDSLLHSLRPASAAGEGLRGRDGWGVEPPTQTRPTSPPCPRYSSSNRSASASSASPASSSSDEDWRAPRGGKRGNDGDPRCDGFEDSRLPPNKTSKRGPAPPWELPTSYAKYTPPNAVAPPSMRFNGGPFVPLGGLPFYSYGGPSVTTNHFVSHTYWPLLPNGHVSLQAPPLLMDLDSMLQSVPPNKSVFDVLGPASQTTHPSANQYALQNGPTLSRYSQY is encoded by the exons ATGACAAAGCACTGGGGGGGTCCAGGCGGGCTGGCACCACCTGGGATTGACTTCTTGCCTTCTACAGGAGACCATCGCGACCATCACCTTGACTTCAGTAACGCACAGGAGAGAGCTAGCAATGCACAACGAAACCATTCTTACGTTAACGTAGCGCGGAATTCTACAGACCCATACTGGCACTGCTACCAAAACCCTTCGGTGACAGAGTCAGAAGGCCAAGCGGAGAAACTCGCCCAGGGCCAGGTGAGCAGGGGCGCCGTGCCTATGGAGAAGGTGATGCCGCATGACCATGGGTCTTATTATACAGCTGTACCCAAAGTGAACGTGGATGGGCCGACTAAGCAGGAGCAGCCTGCCGCAACTAACTCCTGGGATCAGGAGAACAGTTCCAGTGGGGGCAAGAAAAAGAACTATCAACGTTATCCCAAACCGCCGTATTCATATCTCGCCATGATTGCTATGGTCATACAGAATTCTCCGGAGAAGAAACTAACTTTGTCCGAG ATTTTGAAGGAGATCAGCACTCTGTTCCCATTCTTCAAAGGAAACTACAAAGGCTGGAGAGATTCAGTCCGACACAACCTGTCCTCATATGACTGCTTTGTTaag GTATTGAAAGACCCTGGAAAGCCACAGGGAAAGGGCAATTTTTGGGCAGTGGAGTTAAGCCGTGTTCCTCTGGAGCTGCTGAAGAGGCAGAACACTGCGGTGTCACGACAAGATGAGACCATCTTTGCTCAAGACCTCGCCCCCTATATCCTCCATGGTCACACCCCCACCAACAAGCCGGAAACAATGCCCCCGACACCTCCGCTGCCCCCCGTACCCACTCGGCATACCACCCCCCCGCCTGACGACCTCTACCGACCCAAACTGGACTCGTCTTTCGCCATCGATTCCCTCCTTCACAGCCTCAGGCCTGCCAGCGCAGCAGGGGAAGGGCTTAGAGGGAGAGACGGCTGGGGAGTGGAACCTCCGACTCAGACACGCCCAACTTCGCCACCATGCCCCCGGTATTCCTCGTCTAATCGCAGTGCATCCGCCAGTTCAGCCAGCCCTGCCTCATCTTCATCAGACGAGGACTGGAGAGCACCACgaggaggaaagagggggaACGATGGAGACCCAAGGTGTGACGGATTTGAAGATTCTCGTCTACCCCCAAACAAAACCTCAAAAAGAGGTCCTGCCCCTCCATGGGAGCTTCCCACCTCCTACGCCAAGTATACGCCACCTAACGCAGTAGCTCCTCCTAGCATGCGCTTCAATGGGGGTCCCTTTGTGCCCCTTGGAGGACTTCCGTTCTACAGCTATGGAGGCCCCAGCGTTACGACCAATCACTTTGTTAGCCATACATACTGGCCCCTGCTGCCAAACGGGCACGTCTCCCTCCAGGCCCCTCCCCTTCTAATGGACTTGGACAGTATGCTGCAGTCAGTTCCACCCAATAAGAGCGTATTTGATGTCCTAGGTCCCGCCAGTCAAACTACACACCCTTCTGCTAATCAGTACGCCCTGCAGAATGGACCCACTCTGAGTCGATATTCTCAGTACTGA